The Lactuca sativa cultivar Salinas chromosome 2, Lsat_Salinas_v11, whole genome shotgun sequence genome includes a window with the following:
- the LOC111882074 gene encoding probable voltage-gated potassium channel subunit beta — protein sequence MQYKNLGRSGLKVSQLSYGAWISFGNQIDVKEAKTLLQCCRDNGVNFFDNAEVYANGRAEEIMGQAIRELGWKRSDIVVSTKIFWGGPGPNDKGLSRKHIVEGTKASLKRLDMEYVDLIYCHRPDLCTPIEETVRAMNFVINQGWAFYWGTSEWSAQQITEACEIAKRLDLVAPIVEQPEYNMFSRHKVENEYLPLYNNYGIGLTTWSPLASGVLTGKYNAGVPADSRFALENYKNLASRSLVDDVLKKVKNLKPIADELDVPLSQLAIAWCAANPNVSSVITGATKEYQIKENMKAIDVIPKLTPDVMEKIEAIIKSKPKRPESYT from the exons ATGCAATACAAGAATCTGGGTCGATCTGGATTGAAGGTATCACAGTTATCATATGGAGCATGGATCAGTTTTGGCAACCAAATAGACGTGAAAGAAGCCAAAACCCTACTCCAATGTTGTCGTGACAACGGTGTCAACTTCTTTGACAATGCGGAGGTCTACGCTAATGGCCGAGCTGAAGAAATCATGGGCCAAGCCATCCGTGAGCTTGGCTGGAAACGCTCCGACATCGTCGTCTCCACGAAGATCTTCTGGGGTGGACCCGGACCTAACGATAAGGGTTTATCCAGAAAACACATCGTTGAAGGAACGAAAGCGTCATTGAAAAGACTCGACATGGAGTATGTTGATTTGATCTACTGTCACAGGCCGGATTTGTGCACACCGATTGAGGAAACAGTTAGGGctatgaattttgtgattaatcaAGGTTGGGCGTTTTATTGGGGGACAAGTGAGTGGTCTGCTCAACAGATCACAGAAGCTTGTGAGATCGCAAAGCGATTGGATCTTGTTGCACCGATTGTCGAACAGCCTGAGTATAATATGTTTTCTAGACATAAG GTTGAAAACGAATATCTTCCTCTGTATAACAACTATGGAATTGGACTTACGACATGGAGTCCTCTCGCATCTGGAGTTTTGACCGGAAAATACAACGCCGGAGTTCCTGCTGATAGTCGTTTTGCATTGGAGAACTACAAG AATCTGGCAAGTAGATCATTAGTGGATGATGTGCTGAAGAAGGTTAAGAACTTGAAGCCAATTGCAGATGAACTAGATGTACCTTTGTCTCAGCTTGCAATCGCATGGTGTgctgcaaaccctaatgtttcaTCTGTTATCACTGGTGCTACAAAGGAGTATCAG ATTAAAGAGAATATGAAGGCAATTGATGTTATTCCTAAGCTTACACCTGATGTAATGGAGAAGATTGAAGCAATCATTAAGAGCAAACCAAAGAGACCTGAATCATATACATGA